From one Streptomyces sp. NBC_01478 genomic stretch:
- a CDS encoding phospholipase D-like domain-containing protein, with product MLRTFLGRAGVALAAGATLFVTAVPANAATYTAFAFSQSGTTQPAIYDFINSATSSLDMTMYELEDTTAVNDLIALEKKGVTVRVVLDAAHQSANNSAYTALTNAGVGVVWSPSSFVYTHQKTITVDATKSLVLTGNLTSQYYSTGRDYGVFTDDTRDVAAIEKVFNADYAGTSITPTDGDHLLWSPTDSRSRLLTVINAATTTLDVEELEFSDSTVVNAIVARAKAGVTVRVVLETPSSYASEVSAVKAAGGTVVGYSDPNGFYIHAKAMVADYGLSTQEVEAGSMNISSNSLSNNRELGIILTGTGVAQSVATTIETTFKSDYAGGTAA from the coding sequence ATGTTGAGGACGTTCCTCGGCCGTGCCGGTGTCGCGCTGGCAGCCGGTGCCACCCTCTTCGTCACGGCTGTCCCCGCCAACGCCGCGACGTACACCGCCTTCGCCTTCTCGCAGTCCGGCACCACGCAGCCGGCCATCTACGACTTCATCAACTCGGCCACCTCCTCGCTCGACATGACGATGTACGAGCTGGAGGACACCACCGCCGTCAACGACCTGATCGCCCTGGAGAAGAAGGGCGTCACCGTGCGGGTGGTGCTGGACGCCGCGCACCAGTCCGCCAACAACTCGGCGTACACGGCCCTGACGAACGCGGGCGTGGGCGTGGTGTGGTCGCCGTCCAGCTTCGTCTACACGCACCAGAAGACGATCACCGTGGACGCCACCAAGTCCCTTGTCCTGACCGGCAATCTGACCTCGCAGTACTACTCGACCGGGCGCGACTACGGCGTGTTCACCGACGACACCCGCGATGTCGCCGCGATCGAGAAGGTGTTCAACGCGGACTACGCCGGAACCTCGATCACCCCGACCGACGGCGACCATCTGCTCTGGTCCCCCACCGACTCCCGCAGCCGACTGCTGACCGTGATCAACGCGGCCACCACGACACTGGACGTCGAGGAACTGGAGTTCAGCGACAGCACGGTGGTCAACGCGATCGTCGCCAGGGCGAAGGCGGGCGTGACCGTACGGGTGGTGCTGGAGACGCCGTCGAGCTATGCCAGCGAGGTGTCCGCGGTCAAGGCGGCAGGCGGCACGGTCGTCGGCTACTCCGACCCGAACGGCTTCTACATCCACGCCAAGGCCATGGTCGCCGACTACGGTCTGTCCACCCAGGAGGTGGAGGCGGGTTCGATGAACATCAGCAGCAACTCGCTGTCCAACAACCGCGAGTTGGGCATCATCCTCACCGGCACCGGGGTGGCCCAGTCCGTCGCCACCACCATCGAGACCACGTTCAAGAGCGACTACGCGGGCGGTACCGCCGCCTAG